A window of Streptomyces armeniacus contains these coding sequences:
- a CDS encoding MFS transporter has protein sequence MALVAQVRTYERSVQLLMVNQFTINLGFYMLMPYLAAHLSGSLGLAGWLVGLILGVRNFSQQGMFLIGGTLADRLGYKPLIVAGCVLRTVGFATLALVSSLPALLAASAATGLAGALFNPAVRAYLAADSGERRVEAFALFNVFYQAGILLGPLVGMVLTGVDFRVTCLVSAAIFALLSVVQIRALPARRADEAGGTQKAARESVLAEWRGIVANRPFLLFSLAMIGSYVLSFQVYLALPLEARRMGGDGMAGTGAVALLFAASGLSTIICQTRVTAWFKARVQPGQALAWGLLTMGAAFVPLLAATALPVPDGGVGQWLLAALPASLAALLLALGTMIAYPFEMDTIVRLAGNRLVATHYGLYNTICGIGITLGNLLTGAALDAARSAGMSALPWMALLGVGLACAAALYGLHRTGRLTSADSPARPATV, from the coding sequence ATGGCGCTCGTCGCACAGGTACGCACGTACGAACGCAGCGTCCAGCTGTTGATGGTCAACCAGTTCACCATCAATCTCGGCTTCTACATGCTGATGCCCTACCTGGCCGCGCACCTGTCCGGTTCGCTCGGTCTGGCGGGCTGGCTGGTCGGACTGATCCTGGGCGTACGCAACTTCAGCCAGCAGGGCATGTTCCTCATCGGAGGCACACTCGCCGACCGGCTCGGCTACAAGCCGCTGATCGTCGCCGGGTGCGTGCTGCGTACCGTCGGTTTCGCGACCCTCGCTCTGGTGAGCTCACTGCCCGCGCTGCTGGCCGCGTCGGCGGCCACCGGGCTGGCCGGGGCGTTGTTCAACCCGGCCGTACGGGCCTATCTCGCAGCTGATTCCGGAGAGCGCCGGGTCGAGGCGTTCGCCCTGTTCAACGTCTTCTACCAGGCGGGCATCCTGCTCGGCCCGCTGGTGGGCATGGTATTGACCGGGGTCGACTTCCGGGTCACCTGCCTGGTGTCAGCAGCGATCTTCGCGCTGCTGAGCGTGGTCCAGATCCGTGCGCTGCCCGCTCGACGGGCGGACGAGGCGGGCGGCACACAGAAGGCGGCGCGGGAGAGTGTGCTCGCCGAGTGGCGTGGCATCGTGGCGAACCGGCCCTTCCTGCTGTTCTCGCTCGCGATGATCGGCTCGTACGTCCTCTCGTTCCAGGTCTACCTCGCGTTGCCCCTGGAAGCGCGCCGCATGGGAGGCGACGGAATGGCAGGGACCGGAGCAGTGGCACTGCTCTTCGCGGCATCCGGGCTGAGCACGATCATCTGCCAGACGCGGGTGACCGCCTGGTTCAAAGCCCGCGTCCAGCCCGGACAGGCGCTCGCCTGGGGGCTGCTGACGATGGGGGCGGCGTTCGTCCCGCTGCTGGCGGCGACCGCTCTGCCCGTTCCGGACGGCGGTGTCGGGCAGTGGCTGCTGGCTGCTCTGCCTGCATCGCTCGCGGCGCTGCTGCTCGCTCTGGGCACGATGATCGCCTACCCATTCGAGATGGACACCATCGTCCGGCTCGCCGGCAACCGCCTCGTCGCCACCCACTACGGGCTGTACAACACCATCTGCGGCATCGGCATCACGCTGGGCAATCTGCTCACGGGTGCCGCGCTGGACGCTGCACGCTCTGCGGGCATGTCTGCGCTGCCATGGATGGCGCTCCTCGGCGTTGGACTGGCGTGCGCTGCGGCCTTGTACGGTCTGCACCGCACCGGTCGGCTGACCTCGGCTGATTCCCCGGCGCGGCCCGCCACGGTCTGA
- a CDS encoding PLP-dependent cysteine synthase family protein, which produces MRAPLTDTFTDRTALSGLVGNTPVLRVTQPFAPAGRGFWAKLEGFNPGGIKDRPGLHMVERARARGELRSGSPIIESTSGTLGLGLALAGLVYGHPVTLVTDPGLEPSMARLLSVYGADVELVTQPHQDGGWQQARRDRVAQLLAEHPGSWCPDQYSNPDNVAAYTPLALELAAQLGHIDVLVCSVGTGGHSAGISRVLRQLYPGLRLVGVDTIGSTIFGQPARTRLMRGLGSSIHPRNVAYEHFSEVHWVAPGEAVWTCRQLATSHYATGGWSVGAVALVAGWLARTLPATARIAAIFPDGPQRYLETVYDDAYGATHGLLDTPPAPEPEVTGRADEKEVTRWTRCTEVVDPLSLTSAEEVPR; this is translated from the coding sequence ATGCGAGCCCCACTCACCGATACCTTCACCGACCGCACCGCCTTGTCCGGGCTGGTCGGCAACACCCCCGTCCTGCGTGTGACGCAGCCCTTCGCTCCCGCCGGACGAGGCTTCTGGGCGAAGCTCGAAGGCTTCAACCCCGGTGGCATCAAGGACCGTCCCGGGCTGCACATGGTGGAACGCGCCCGCGCCCGCGGCGAGTTGCGGTCCGGCAGCCCGATCATCGAATCCACCAGCGGCACCCTGGGACTGGGCCTGGCGCTCGCCGGGCTCGTCTACGGCCATCCGGTCACTCTGGTCACCGACCCCGGCCTGGAACCGTCCATGGCCCGGCTGCTGTCCGTCTACGGCGCGGACGTGGAACTCGTCACTCAACCGCACCAGGACGGCGGCTGGCAGCAAGCACGCCGGGACCGCGTCGCCCAACTGCTCGCGGAGCACCCTGGTTCCTGGTGCCCGGACCAGTACAGCAACCCCGACAACGTCGCCGCGTACACCCCGCTCGCCCTGGAACTCGCCGCACAGCTCGGCCACATCGATGTACTCGTGTGCAGTGTCGGCACCGGTGGCCACTCCGCGGGCATCTCCCGGGTCCTGCGCCAGCTCTACCCCGGGCTGCGGCTCGTCGGCGTCGACACCATTGGCTCCACCATCTTCGGACAGCCCGCTCGTACCCGCCTGATGCGCGGGCTGGGCTCGAGCATCCACCCGCGCAACGTGGCGTACGAGCACTTCAGTGAGGTCCACTGGGTTGCCCCGGGCGAAGCCGTATGGACCTGCCGCCAGCTCGCCACCTCCCACTACGCCACCGGCGGCTGGAGCGTGGGGGCGGTCGCGCTGGTCGCCGGGTGGCTCGCCCGCACGCTCCCCGCCACGGCGCGTATCGCGGCGATCTTCCCGGACGGGCCGCAGCGCTATCTGGAGACGGTGTACGACGACGCGTACGGGGCCACCCACGGTTTGCTCGACACACCGCCCGCCCCGGAACCCGAGGTGACGGGACGGGCGGACGAGAAGGAGGTCACCCGCTGGACCCGCTGTACCGAAGTGGTCGACCCGCTCTCCCTGACCAGCGCGGAAGAGGTGCCCCGGTGA
- a CDS encoding F510_1955 family glycosylhydrolase → MEALPIPEDVPMHLRLRVVSAASALLLSAVLTACSNDSASDSAQEPSSSSAVTVSHIHGLGIDPADGRLYVATHEGVISVAKDGAAARVSDKADYMGFTVAKAKTFLGSGHPPEGSDEPANRGLLRSTDSGKSWKTLSLGGEVDFHSLEFAHDTIYGYDSTNGVLRVSENGTDWDTRAELGALDLAVSPEKPQVVLATTQSGIAGSADGGRTFDKGAEPALAFLSWPEPKALYGISPTGELQRSTDAGSSWKRVGTVPGGQPQALTAVDADRVLAATQSGVYESRDGGKTFTERLPVAGGGGH, encoded by the coding sequence GTGGAGGCACTCCCGATCCCCGAGGACGTCCCGATGCATCTCCGCCTCCGTGTTGTCTCCGCCGCTTCCGCGCTGCTGCTGTCGGCCGTGCTGACCGCGTGCTCCAACGATTCCGCCTCGGACAGCGCGCAGGAACCGTCCTCCTCCTCGGCTGTGACGGTCAGCCATATCCACGGACTCGGCATCGATCCGGCCGATGGCCGTCTCTATGTCGCCACACACGAAGGCGTGATCTCCGTGGCGAAGGACGGCGCTGCGGCGCGGGTCAGCGACAAAGCCGACTACATGGGCTTCACCGTGGCCAAGGCGAAGACGTTCCTCGGCAGCGGTCACCCGCCTGAGGGCAGCGACGAGCCCGCCAACCGTGGGCTGCTGCGCAGCACCGACTCCGGGAAGAGCTGGAAGACCCTCTCGCTCGGCGGTGAAGTGGACTTCCATTCCCTGGAGTTCGCGCACGACACCATCTACGGCTACGACAGCACCAACGGCGTGCTGCGCGTCAGCGAGAACGGCACCGATTGGGACACGCGTGCCGAACTCGGCGCACTCGACCTGGCCGTCAGCCCCGAGAAGCCGCAGGTGGTGCTCGCCACCACGCAGAGCGGTATCGCGGGGAGTGCCGACGGCGGACGGACCTTCGACAAGGGAGCCGAGCCCGCGTTGGCGTTCCTCTCCTGGCCGGAGCCCAAGGCGCTCTATGGCATCTCCCCCACTGGTGAGCTGCAGCGCAGCACCGACGCAGGAAGCAGCTGGAAGCGCGTCGGTACCGTTCCCGGCGGACAGCCCCAGGCGCTCACCGCGGTCGACGCGGACCGCGTGCTGGCCGCCACGCAGAGCGGCGTGTACGAGTCGCGGGACGGCGGCAAGACGTTCACCGAGCGACTGCCGGTCGCTGGTGGCGGCGGCCACTGA
- a CDS encoding MFS transporter, which translates to MPTDRSRGLALVVLCFVQFMLVLDDTVVNVALPHIRDDLGFSAAGLAWVVNAYFLAFGGLLLLSGRAADLLGRRRVFLCGVALFGVASLACGLAQEPWQLVAGRFAQGAGAAMASPAALSLITLLFPGAEERAKALGIWGGIAGLGGTMGLVISGALTGLASWRWIFLINLPVALAALTLLPRLVAESRGSRPARLDVAGAVLGTGALVSLVYGLLQSAEAGWGRAGSAGPLSLAAVLAVAFLVVESRTAEPLVPLSFLSFRIRAVANGATLLFSAAFFSMAYLLMLHLQTVLGYPPLTAGVAYLPYGGGILAGMWLSSRAVIRLGERRTLVASFLISAAGLLLLSGVAPGDAYGSGVLPGMLVTSLGCGLSLPALTIAAVTGTTEENAGLGSAVLSSVQQVGGAVGLAVLVSLAAHRTDTLTGSATPQRAATEGFSFALTIAAALLALGAVLIATLLESRRAGPVAGVREAPAAQR; encoded by the coding sequence ATGCCGACTGATCGCTCGCGCGGACTGGCCCTGGTGGTGCTGTGCTTCGTGCAGTTCATGCTCGTACTGGACGACACCGTGGTGAACGTCGCCCTTCCCCACATCCGGGATGACCTCGGCTTCAGCGCCGCCGGTCTGGCGTGGGTCGTCAACGCGTACTTCCTCGCCTTCGGCGGCCTGCTGCTGCTGTCCGGCCGTGCGGCTGACCTGCTGGGGCGTCGGCGAGTCTTCCTGTGCGGCGTAGCACTGTTCGGTGTGGCGAGCCTCGCCTGCGGGCTCGCGCAGGAACCCTGGCAGCTGGTAGCGGGACGGTTCGCCCAGGGCGCGGGCGCGGCCATGGCCAGCCCGGCCGCGCTGTCACTGATCACCCTGCTGTTCCCCGGAGCCGAGGAGCGTGCCAAGGCGCTCGGTATCTGGGGCGGCATCGCGGGGCTGGGCGGCACGATGGGCCTGGTGATATCCGGTGCACTCACCGGGCTCGCGTCCTGGCGCTGGATCTTCCTCATCAACCTGCCGGTGGCGCTCGCGGCCCTCACACTGCTCCCGCGTCTGGTCGCCGAGAGCCGGGGAAGCCGCCCGGCACGCCTGGACGTAGCCGGGGCGGTGCTGGGTACCGGCGCCCTGGTATCGCTGGTCTACGGTCTGCTGCAGAGCGCCGAGGCGGGTTGGGGCCGAGCCGGTTCGGCCGGGCCGTTGTCCCTGGCCGCTGTGCTGGCGGTCGCGTTCCTCGTGGTCGAGTCACGTACGGCCGAGCCGCTGGTGCCGCTGTCGTTCCTGTCCTTCCGGATCCGCGCCGTCGCCAACGGTGCGACTCTGCTGTTCTCCGCGGCGTTCTTCTCGATGGCCTATCTGCTGATGCTGCATCTGCAGACCGTGCTGGGCTACCCCCCGCTCACGGCAGGCGTTGCCTACCTGCCGTACGGAGGCGGCATCCTGGCGGGCATGTGGCTCTCCTCCCGTGCGGTGATCCGGCTCGGAGAGCGTCGGACTCTGGTCGCCTCCTTCCTGATCAGCGCGGCCGGACTGCTGTTGCTGTCCGGTGTGGCGCCTGGCGACGCATACGGGTCCGGGGTGCTGCCCGGCATGCTCGTGACGAGCCTGGGCTGCGGGCTGTCGCTGCCGGCCCTGACGATCGCCGCGGTAACCGGGACCACTGAGGAGAACGCCGGTCTGGGCTCGGCCGTTCTGAGTTCCGTTCAACAAGTCGGCGGCGCCGTGGGGTTGGCGGTACTGGTCTCCCTGGCCGCGCATCGCACCGATACGCTGACCGGCTCGGCCACTCCGCAGCGCGCGGCGACGGAGGGCTTCTCGTTCGCGCTCACCATCGCCGCGGCTCTCCTCGCGCTGGGCGCCGTCCTCATCGCCACGCTGCTGGAGAGCCGTCGTGCCGGACCCGTGGCTGGCGTCCGCGAAGCCCCGGCAGCGCAGAGGTAG